In Vibrio celticus, one genomic interval encodes:
- a CDS encoding cation:proton antiporter, with the protein MDLSITSSLALIGLLSLACQLLGWRLRLPAILPLLIVGLLLGPGLNILNPDAIFGDVLFPMISLGVAIILFEGALTLNFKEIRGHGRMVTHLVSFGMLITWACIVAGAYYFVDFSWPLAALFGALVVVTGPTVIVPMLRSIQPKSSLGSILRWEGIVIDPIGALFAVLVYEYIVSSADPTGHVLSALGLTLVIGLGLGIIGGHLIAKMLQGHWVPHYLRNVAVLTLMLAAFSFSNDLSEESGLLTVTIMGIWLANVKGLDIEDIIEFKETLTVLLISALFILLASRLDSGTFLSIGWGGVGLLAIVMLVARPLSVWFSGIGTDLTSAEKWFLSWMAPRGIVAAAVSSLFAIKLQEKQLIEGADLLVPMVFLIIIGTVVIQSLTASWWARRLGVTQEKAQGVIFFGATQFSRQFAKVLATHNINSVLADTNWESIRLARMDNLNVYFGNPASSHAENNLELDGIGRAMIVSPYRQTNPLVSMHYQDEFGGNKVFELESSENKHERHQVSRDGNRSLFSEGVTYSKLNSLMAQGSQIKSTGLTEAFDLKEFNALYPKAIPLGVITGGDFRLMTQGSELEKLISTECELISLLPPSEQTEKVDSPDK; encoded by the coding sequence ATGGATTTGTCGATTACTTCTTCTTTGGCGTTAATTGGACTCTTGTCTTTAGCTTGTCAGCTGCTCGGCTGGCGTTTACGTCTTCCCGCTATTCTTCCTCTCCTAATCGTTGGCCTGTTGTTAGGTCCTGGCCTGAATATTCTAAATCCCGATGCCATTTTCGGTGATGTGCTGTTTCCTATGATTTCATTAGGCGTTGCCATCATCCTGTTTGAAGGGGCATTAACCCTAAATTTCAAAGAGATCAGAGGCCATGGTCGGATGGTGACTCATCTCGTGAGTTTCGGCATGTTGATTACATGGGCGTGTATCGTGGCGGGTGCTTATTACTTTGTGGATTTCAGTTGGCCGTTAGCCGCTCTATTTGGGGCATTAGTTGTGGTAACTGGCCCTACTGTAATCGTGCCCATGCTACGCAGTATTCAGCCTAAATCTTCCTTAGGAAGTATCTTGCGATGGGAAGGGATAGTGATTGATCCGATTGGCGCTCTGTTTGCGGTTCTCGTTTACGAGTACATAGTTTCTTCTGCCGACCCTACCGGACACGTTCTGTCAGCTCTGGGCCTGACGTTAGTCATAGGTTTAGGCTTAGGGATCATCGGTGGCCATTTGATTGCCAAGATGCTGCAAGGGCATTGGGTACCGCACTATTTACGTAATGTGGCTGTGCTGACGCTAATGTTGGCGGCGTTCTCGTTTTCCAATGATCTGAGTGAAGAGTCTGGTTTATTAACCGTGACCATCATGGGGATCTGGCTTGCCAACGTGAAGGGCTTGGATATCGAAGACATCATCGAATTCAAAGAAACCTTAACCGTGTTGCTTATTTCTGCGTTGTTTATTCTGTTAGCGAGCAGGCTCGATTCAGGAACCTTCCTCTCGATAGGTTGGGGTGGGGTTGGCCTGTTAGCGATAGTGATGCTGGTGGCGCGTCCTTTGAGCGTGTGGTTCAGCGGGATCGGTACGGATCTTACTTCTGCGGAAAAATGGTTTTTGAGCTGGATGGCGCCGCGCGGGATCGTGGCTGCCGCGGTTTCTTCTCTGTTTGCAATCAAGCTTCAAGAAAAACAATTGATAGAAGGTGCAGACCTGCTGGTACCAATGGTGTTCTTGATCATCATCGGTACAGTTGTGATTCAAAGCCTCACCGCGAGTTGGTGGGCAAGAAGGCTAGGTGTGACTCAAGAGAAGGCACAAGGCGTTATCTTCTTTGGTGCGACTCAGTTTTCACGCCAGTTTGCCAAAGTATTGGCGACACACAACATCAATAGTGTGCTTGCCGATACCAACTGGGAAAGCATTCGCTTAGCACGCATGGATAACTTGAATGTCTACTTTGGTAACCCAGCTTCGAGTCACGCTGAAAATAATCTGGAATTGGATGGAATAGGGCGTGCGATGATCGTGTCGCCTTATCGTCAAACCAACCCGTTAGTTAGCATGCACTATCAAGACGAGTTTGGTGGAAATAAGGTGTTTGAGCTTGAATCCTCAGAGAATAAACATGAAAGGCACCAGGTGAGCCGCGATGGCAATAGAAGTCTGTTTTCGGAAGGGGTTACCTATTCTAAGCTTAACTCACTGATGGCTCAGGGTAGCCAAATTAAAAGTACAGGTTTGACCGAGGCATTTGATTTAAAAGAGTTTAATGCTTTGTATCCTAAAGCCATTCCTCTTGGGGTGATCACTGGCGGTGATTTCCGTTTAATGACACAAGGATCTGAGTTGGAAAAACTCATATCAACGGAGTGTGAGCTTATTAGTTTATTACCGCCTTCTGAACAGACGGAAAAAGTTGATAGTCCAGATAAGTAG
- the folD gene encoding bifunctional methylenetetrahydrofolate dehydrogenase/methenyltetrahydrofolate cyclohydrolase FolD: MTAQNIDGKLISQTVRSEVAARVKARTEAGLRAPGLAVVLVGEDPASQVYVGSKRKACEEVGFVSKSYDLPATATEDELLTLVDQLNDDPEIDGILVQLPLPAGIDSTHVLERITPEKDVDGFHPYNVGRLAQRMPKLRSCTPKGIITLLDRYNIDLRGKHAVVVGASNIVGRPMTLELLLAGCTTTTCHRFTKDLEGHVRQADVVVVAVGKPNFIPGAWIKKGAVVVDVGINRLESGKLVGDVEYDVAKESASFITPVPGGVGPMTVASLIENTMIACEQFHSK, translated from the coding sequence ATGACTGCTCAAAATATTGATGGAAAGCTAATTTCTCAAACGGTTCGCTCCGAAGTTGCTGCACGTGTAAAAGCTCGTACTGAAGCTGGATTACGCGCTCCGGGCCTAGCGGTTGTTTTAGTGGGTGAAGACCCTGCTTCTCAGGTTTACGTTGGAAGTAAGCGTAAAGCGTGTGAAGAAGTTGGCTTCGTATCTAAATCTTACGACTTGCCAGCCACTGCGACAGAGGACGAATTGTTAACACTGGTAGACCAACTGAACGACGATCCAGAAATCGACGGTATTCTTGTTCAACTGCCTCTACCAGCAGGCATTGATAGCACTCACGTTCTTGAGCGTATCACGCCAGAAAAAGACGTTGATGGCTTCCACCCCTACAATGTCGGCCGTTTGGCTCAGCGCATGCCTAAGCTTCGCTCTTGCACGCCAAAAGGCATCATCACGCTGCTTGACCGTTACAACATCGACTTACGTGGTAAGCACGCGGTTGTGGTTGGCGCATCAAACATCGTAGGTCGCCCAATGACGCTAGAGCTTCTTCTAGCAGGTTGTACGACGACAACATGTCACCGCTTCACCAAAGACCTTGAAGGTCACGTGCGTCAAGCAGACGTTGTTGTAGTTGCCGTTGGTAAACCTAACTTCATTCCTGGCGCTTGGATTAAGAAAGGCGCTGTTGTGGTCGATGTGGGTATCAACCGTTTGGAATCTGGCAAACTAGTGGGTGACGTTGAATACGACGTAGCGAAAGAAAGCGCAAGCTTCATCACACCTGTGCCGGGTGGTGTTGGCCCAATGACGGTGGCGAGCCTAATCGAGAACACCATGATCGCTTGTGAGCAATTTCACTCGAAATAG
- a CDS encoding IucA/IucC family C-terminal-domain containing protein — MALCKYGVGLVAHGQNITLVLEDNIPCGCIIKDFHGDLRIVNQEFPELNSLDGSIKENLTRLPPHYLVHDLLTGHFATVLRFISPRIAALGFEEVDFYRLLRRVIQAYKEQHSHLEERFNQFDLMTPQIDKICINRVRFKIGYGDTNERPLPDIGKPINNPLMQ, encoded by the coding sequence ATGGCGTTGTGTAAGTATGGCGTTGGTCTTGTTGCGCATGGACAAAACATCACTCTAGTTCTAGAAGACAATATACCTTGTGGTTGTATTATCAAAGACTTCCATGGCGACTTAAGAATCGTCAATCAAGAGTTTCCCGAGTTAAACTCGCTTGACGGATCTATCAAAGAAAACCTCACACGATTACCGCCACACTATTTGGTCCACGACTTATTAACCGGTCACTTTGCTACGGTGTTAAGGTTTATTTCTCCGAGAATCGCGGCGTTGGGCTTCGAAGAGGTAGACTTCTATCGCTTATTACGTCGTGTAATTCAGGCGTATAAAGAACAACATTCACACCTTGAAGAGAGGTTTAATCAATTTGATTTGATGACTCCACAAATCGACAAAATTTGCATAAATCGAGTCAGATTTAAGATTGGTTATGGGGATACGAACGAAAGACCACTGCCCGATATTGGAAAGCCAATTAATAACCCACTCATGCAATAG
- a CDS encoding iron chelate uptake ABC transporter family permease subunit, with translation MFCNDVLSTLTPNAPQIVLAGLAGLAELAGFALACGGTLLQTLFRNPLASPDISGVSTSSVLMIACLLVVFPGASHNMIVLAGLTGALAVIALLFWGLKSQLSVSQLALFGIVISAFTGTATHILLTFGSTTSTVTLMWLSGTTYGTSAGSIMPLAITIALSLIVMVPILRSLDITPLGEVIPQVVGIALTPYRLVLLGVAALLTAVAISTVGAISFVGLLAPHCARLLGLYRHVHLIPAAGLTGASLLIWADGIGRSLMPPSEIAAGLVVSILGSLCFLLLLLIGYRKQRHGID, from the coding sequence ATGTTCTGCAATGATGTGCTCAGCACGCTCACGCCAAATGCACCCCAGATTGTTTTAGCAGGACTTGCAGGACTTGCAGAACTTGCAGGCTTTGCATTGGCTTGCGGGGGGACTTTGCTACAAACACTATTCAGAAATCCGTTAGCAAGCCCTGATATTTCAGGGGTCAGTACCAGTTCTGTCTTAATGATCGCTTGTCTGCTGGTGGTTTTCCCGGGAGCCAGTCACAACATGATCGTTTTAGCCGGCCTAACCGGTGCTCTTGCCGTTATAGCGCTCCTTTTTTGGGGGCTTAAATCACAACTTAGCGTCTCTCAACTCGCGCTGTTTGGGATTGTCATCTCTGCATTTACTGGCACTGCCACTCACATCTTGTTGACTTTCGGTAGCACAACATCAACGGTCACTCTCATGTGGCTGTCTGGTACAACTTATGGCACATCTGCTGGAAGCATTATGCCTTTGGCTATTACGATCGCTTTGTCACTTATTGTTATGGTTCCTATTCTACGAAGCCTAGACATCACGCCTTTGGGAGAAGTGATTCCTCAAGTCGTGGGGATTGCTCTTACCCCTTACCGCTTAGTGCTGCTCGGAGTTGCTGCTCTATTAACGGCGGTTGCAATATCAACTGTTGGTGCAATTAGCTTCGTTGGCTTGCTAGCGCCACATTGCGCGCGTCTATTGGGTTTGTATCGCCATGTTCATCTGATTCCCGCCGCGGGTCTTACTGGTGCGTCTCTTTTAATTTGGGCTGACGGAATAGGACGCAGCCTTATGCCTCCTTCTGAAATAGCAGCTGGCTTGGTCGTGTCTATTTTAGGAAGCCTTTGCTTCTTACTTTTACTACTAATCGGATATCGAAAACAACGTCATGGAATTGATTAA
- a CDS encoding nitroreductase family protein gives MELIKFLQQRVSYHVHELSLPAPAGCDLETILQTAMSTPDYGNLNPWHFLVIDHEQVEAPVELLSAAWVASDVNVGKGQVKRLSSYLRQAPILSAAAACQMILLGADASGYGGVWYSKEAVDLPNVKEHLHLNESHVPVGFLVLGTPVETRKKRRRCAKPLTSKWSPQTTY, from the coding sequence ATGGAATTGATTAAATTTCTTCAACAACGTGTCTCTTATCATGTTCATGAGTTATCTCTACCAGCTCCGGCTGGGTGTGATTTAGAGACCATACTGCAAACCGCAATGAGTACTCCAGATTATGGGAATCTTAACCCTTGGCATTTTCTAGTGATAGACCATGAACAAGTTGAAGCACCGGTTGAATTATTGAGTGCCGCATGGGTTGCGTCTGATGTGAATGTAGGTAAAGGGCAAGTCAAACGACTATCAAGTTATTTACGCCAAGCTCCGATCCTTTCTGCGGCTGCAGCATGCCAAATGATACTCCTAGGAGCGGATGCGAGTGGTTACGGTGGCGTTTGGTATTCGAAGGAAGCCGTGGACCTACCAAATGTGAAAGAACATCTTCACCTTAATGAGAGTCATGTTCCTGTGGGTTTCTTGGTACTAGGTACTCCTGTAGAAACACGTAAAAAACGTAGACGGTGCGCAAAACCGCTGACATCAAAATGGTCGCCACAGACGACCTACTAA
- the tnpA gene encoding IS66 family insertion sequence element accessory protein TnpA has translation MAKRRTDLEWQSLFEQYESSSVTQRAFCEEHGLSLSTFFAKRRQFQTANQSGSVGFVRAEIVEKTTKYQAQIATANMTLLINDVELSIPQGTPATYLAELIGALS, from the coding sequence ATGGCAAAACGACGCACCGACCTAGAATGGCAATCACTGTTTGAGCAATATGAAAGCAGCAGTGTTACCCAACGCGCTTTTTGTGAAGAGCATGGACTGAGTTTATCCACGTTCTTTGCCAAACGGCGTCAATTCCAAACTGCAAACCAATCGGGATCTGTCGGATTTGTTAGAGCCGAAATCGTTGAAAAGACAACCAAGTATCAGGCCCAGATAGCTACGGCTAACATGACACTTCTCATCAATGATGTGGAGCTGAGCATTCCTCAAGGTACGCCAGCCACCTATCTTGCTGAACTCATTGGAGCGTTGTCATGA
- the tnpB gene encoding IS66 family insertion sequence element accessory protein TnpB (TnpB, as the term is used for proteins encoded by IS66 family insertion elements, is considered an accessory protein, since TnpC, encoded by a neighboring gene, is a DDE family transposase.): MKGMLSAPNIYLYRESVDFRKSINGLAAIIENDTDLPLGSGALFLFTNKQRDKIKVLYWDKTGFALWYKRLEKAKYKWPSKEKNQVFTLTQLELDRLLSGFTIIGHEPIKINDFTMS, encoded by the coding sequence ATGAAAGGTATGCTCAGCGCTCCAAACATTTACCTTTATCGTGAAAGCGTCGATTTTAGAAAGTCCATCAACGGTCTTGCCGCGATTATCGAAAATGATACGGACTTACCTCTTGGCAGCGGTGCGCTGTTCCTGTTCACTAATAAACAGCGCGATAAGATTAAGGTGCTGTACTGGGATAAAACAGGCTTCGCCCTCTGGTATAAACGCCTTGAAAAAGCCAAGTATAAGTGGCCTTCAAAAGAGAAAAATCAGGTGTTTACCCTCACTCAACTTGAGCTTGATAGACTGCTTTCTGGCTTCACAATTATCGGTCACGAACCCATCAAAATAAACGATTTTACAATGAGTTAA
- the tnpC gene encoding IS66 family transposase, protein MKKTPNINPESQDVAELQAMVAALMSEKNEWKQERQSLLEQLKLAFDRQFAKRSEALKPYDESQGDLFNEAECEAVKEDEVEVTTTTTTKKRGKRKPLLKTLPREVIELDLDDHEKQCACCNHGLHKIGEDRSEKLEFTPAVLKVLEYVRPKYACRQCEKTGDSSRIVQKPSPQSLIPKSFATESLLANIILGKYQYAMPLYRQESLFTQSGIELSRTTMARWVIQVSEKFAPLYAALKEHLLQQVVVQADETPLNVLKEEKQCYMWLYCSGADSPEAALPNVKNIAFYDYQNSRARACPVDFLGDYNGYLQTDGYAAYDGLHHVTNVGCLAHARRKFMDAKKLQGKGKSGKADKALAKIQKLYGIESRLKGAPAEERKAERQALAKPILDELYQWMTTQKVIGSSPLGKAIKYTLGQWPKLIRYIDDGHLSIDNNRAERAIKPLVIGRKNWLFSNTPNGAEASAMLYSIIETAKANGLILYDYMVKCMKELAKEEPDIDALLPWNFKH, encoded by the coding sequence ATGAAAAAGACACCAAATATCAATCCTGAAAGCCAAGATGTTGCCGAGCTACAAGCGATGGTAGCCGCTCTGATGTCGGAGAAAAATGAGTGGAAACAAGAGCGTCAATCGCTGCTTGAACAACTCAAACTCGCCTTCGACCGCCAGTTCGCGAAACGCTCGGAGGCGTTAAAGCCTTACGATGAATCACAAGGTGACCTCTTCAACGAAGCGGAATGTGAAGCCGTTAAAGAAGACGAGGTTGAGGTGACAACGACGACCACAACGAAAAAGCGTGGTAAACGTAAACCTCTGCTTAAGACCTTACCTCGTGAGGTTATCGAACTCGATTTAGATGACCATGAAAAGCAGTGCGCTTGCTGCAATCATGGCCTGCATAAAATCGGGGAAGACCGCAGCGAGAAGCTAGAGTTCACGCCTGCGGTACTCAAGGTGTTGGAATATGTTCGCCCTAAGTACGCTTGCCGCCAGTGCGAGAAAACAGGTGACAGCAGCCGAATCGTTCAGAAGCCATCCCCTCAGAGTCTCATCCCTAAAAGCTTCGCCACAGAAAGCTTGCTGGCCAACATCATTCTTGGCAAATACCAATACGCGATGCCACTTTATCGCCAAGAATCTCTGTTTACCCAGTCGGGTATCGAGCTATCACGCACCACGATGGCTAGGTGGGTCATCCAAGTCAGCGAGAAGTTCGCCCCGCTGTATGCCGCCTTGAAAGAGCACCTACTTCAGCAGGTGGTGGTTCAGGCGGATGAAACGCCGCTCAATGTGCTCAAGGAAGAGAAGCAGTGTTATATGTGGCTCTACTGCTCAGGCGCTGACTCGCCCGAAGCGGCACTACCGAATGTGAAAAATATCGCCTTTTACGACTATCAAAACAGTCGCGCGAGGGCGTGTCCCGTGGACTTTTTAGGTGACTACAACGGTTATCTACAAACCGATGGCTACGCGGCCTATGATGGTCTGCATCACGTCACCAATGTGGGGTGCTTAGCGCATGCACGTCGCAAATTCATGGATGCTAAAAAGCTTCAAGGGAAAGGTAAATCGGGCAAGGCTGATAAGGCGCTGGCTAAAATCCAAAAACTCTACGGGATAGAATCACGCTTGAAAGGTGCGCCTGCCGAAGAGCGAAAAGCAGAGCGTCAAGCGCTTGCCAAGCCAATACTGGATGAGCTTTACCAATGGATGACGACCCAGAAGGTGATTGGCTCTAGCCCACTAGGTAAAGCGATAAAATACACACTCGGGCAATGGCCAAAGCTCATTCGTTATATCGACGATGGTCACTTATCTATCGATAATAATCGCGCTGAACGTGCAATTAAACCACTGGTCATTGGCAGGAAAAATTGGCTATTCTCCAACACACCAAACGGTGCTGAGGCGAGCGCGATGCTTTACAGCATCATCGAGACCGCGAAAGCCAACGGTCTTATCCTCTACGACTACATGGTCAAGTGCATGAAAGAGCTGGCGAAAGAAGAGCCTGATATCGACGCACTCCTACCTTGGAACTTCAAACACTGA
- a CDS encoding serine/threonine-protein kinase, producing MNTDLGSTEIFYQMIDMDPKNWRSMLSELNQGSPEVAQRVSDLLVAHDQQCLSELLDVHLSSSTFKIQSFENDLVDGRYLIGHELGKGGFGVVYFASRCDHLFEHNYAVKFFNSEAFDILGEETLFTEAQIMANLSHSNITKVYDAGLHKGFAYIVAEYVDGCLLDEYLSSTPLSFDQKLILFRDICSAIEYAHELKVLHADLKPENILINSHGIPKIIDFNLTQTLRCSSEPLGNSFRAASRTYASPEQIVSGSLDERSDVFSLGRILQEMFPNDTAPRDLVRVYQYATNLNRTRRYQSVRDLASDIENVRCCYPLNYRNQHCIYRATKFIQRYPASTVYASFIIAILTTALIALSIEAKNLSRQKLQLDSIIYDATSMVYPLNNSLLDWDEIIRSRNNIVVDVDVYGEGINSEVNRELFNETLYDSWIATGDIEPIID from the coding sequence ATGAATACAGATCTCGGTAGTACCGAAATTTTTTATCAAATGATTGATATGGATCCAAAAAATTGGCGTTCAATGCTCTCAGAATTAAACCAGGGTTCCCCAGAAGTCGCTCAAAGGGTATCCGATCTACTTGTGGCTCATGATCAGCAATGTTTGAGCGAATTGTTAGATGTCCATTTATCTTCCTCAACGTTCAAGATTCAGTCATTTGAAAATGACCTCGTTGATGGTCGCTACTTGATTGGTCATGAGTTAGGCAAAGGTGGTTTTGGAGTAGTTTATTTTGCTTCTAGATGTGATCATCTATTCGAACATAACTACGCGGTCAAGTTTTTCAACTCCGAAGCATTTGATATTTTAGGTGAAGAAACGTTGTTCACTGAAGCTCAGATAATGGCAAATCTCAGTCATTCTAACATTACTAAGGTTTATGACGCTGGCCTTCATAAAGGGTTTGCTTATATTGTAGCGGAATACGTGGATGGTTGTTTACTCGATGAATACCTGTCAAGCACTCCCCTTTCTTTTGATCAAAAGCTCATTTTGTTTCGAGATATTTGCTCTGCTATCGAGTATGCGCATGAACTGAAAGTTCTACATGCTGACTTAAAGCCAGAAAATATACTCATAAATAGTCATGGGATTCCCAAGATTATCGATTTTAATTTAACTCAAACTCTTAGATGTTCTAGTGAGCCCTTGGGTAACTCTTTCCGTGCTGCAAGTCGAACTTATGCTAGTCCAGAACAAATTGTAAGTGGAAGCTTGGATGAAAGATCTGATGTCTTCTCTTTAGGCCGAATTTTACAAGAGATGTTTCCAAACGATACAGCACCTAGAGATTTAGTCCGAGTATATCAATATGCCACCAACTTGAACCGTACTCGTCGATATCAAAGTGTTCGTGACCTAGCCAGTGATATAGAAAATGTAAGGTGTTGCTATCCATTAAATTATCGCAACCAACATTGCATTTATAGGGCAACTAAGTTTATTCAGCGTTATCCCGCCAGCACTGTTTATGCCTCTTTTATTATTGCAATTTTGACTACAGCCTTGATCGCTCTTTCAATCGAGGCGAAAAATCTTAGTCGTCAAAAGCTACAGCTTGATTCGATCATATATGACGCAACATCGATGGTTTATCCATTGAATAACTCCTTACTGGATTGGGATGAAATTATTCGATCGCGAAATAACATTGTCGTCGATGTAGATGTTTATGGTGAAGGGATTAACTCCGAAGTTAATAGGGAGTTGTTTAATGAGACTTTATACGACTCTTGGATTGCAACAGGTGATATTGAACCCATCATAGACTGA
- a CDS encoding ECF-type sigma factor gives MSKSNNPQMQKGLTELISQWQHDCKESEAELYRLAYSRLKELAQLRRYKSAKVFNKPLDDTSYTATILTHEAYLKVGSIRKGEIEGTRDFFLMAVKAMQHILINDSWALKADKRQEDNLMFVENALSIEYLSLDKRVELEKSLMDFTHHYPRQSNVLKLKYYIGLKHQEISELLGCSNSLIDKDLKFAKSWLHDKLAA, from the coding sequence GTGTCGAAATCAAACAACCCGCAGATGCAAAAAGGTCTTACTGAACTCATTTCGCAATGGCAACATGATTGTAAAGAGTCTGAAGCTGAACTGTATCGATTGGCATACTCTAGGCTCAAAGAGTTGGCTCAATTACGTCGTTATAAAAGTGCAAAGGTATTTAACAAGCCTCTTGATGATACAAGCTATACGGCGACCATATTGACTCATGAAGCGTATTTAAAGGTAGGGTCTATAAGAAAAGGTGAAATAGAAGGTACGCGTGATTTTTTTTTAATGGCAGTTAAAGCGATGCAGCATATTCTCATTAACGACTCTTGGGCGTTGAAGGCTGATAAGCGTCAGGAAGACAATTTAATGTTCGTTGAAAACGCATTGTCAATCGAGTATTTATCTCTTGATAAACGTGTAGAGCTAGAAAAATCCTTGATGGACTTCACTCATCACTACCCCCGTCAATCCAATGTACTAAAACTAAAATACTACATTGGTCTAAAGCACCAAGAGATCAGTGAATTATTAGGTTGCAGTAACAGCCTGATTGATAAAGACCTCAAATTTGCCAAGAGTTGGCTCCATGATAAGTTGGCGGCTTAA